The sequence CTTTACCCAGTCCTCAACGTCACGCGCATATAGCTGGATTTTACCGCTCTTTGTTCCCAGTCTCTCAATGTTCTTTTCCGGGTCACGTCTCCCGACCAGTACACCTTCCGGATGGTCAATGGTAGCCTGGTATATGTCCAGGCCCTGGTCTGGTCCGGCGGCAAAACCTGCTTTCACAGCCTCTTCCTGCTGGGCGGCAGACCTCTGCATAAACATGGTGAAATGGCTGGCCAGGTGAGCCGAACCGATGGCATTACCCAGGGTCTTCGCAGCAATGAACTGCAGTACCGGTCCACTCTCGGGATTTGCCGATACATGGTCCATTAAGGCATCCCGGTAGTCCCGGATGTTGCCGCTTTCCGCTGTTTTGTAAAGTGACTCGGGAAGCTCGGGAATAAGTCCCATGGCGTCGGCCAGGAGCGTGAACATTTCACCGCCCTCCTTTTGCTCGCCTTCCGCTTCTAAAACCGGTGGACATAACCGACTGAACACTCCTGAGAAACCTCCACCGGGATTGCCATCCCATGATTCATAGGCTGTTTTGGAAGGAAGAACGTAATGGGCAAGAGCGGCAGTTTCACTCATTACAATATCACCTACAACCAGTAAATCAAGCCGGCGGAATGCCTTTTCATACGCGGTTGTATCAGCATACGAGCGTAACGGATTAGCGGCAAAGTTAATAACAGCCCTGAGCCGGTCCGGATGGTCGCTCATAATCTCTTCCTGTATCACATTGGGTGGGAACATCCCGTTGATGGCGGGAATATCTGTGACCTGTGTTCGCCACGTCTTCGGGTCGTTCGGGTCAGAGTATATTCCTCCGGCTACCAGGTAGTTACCACCCGGTACACAAATACGGCCGCAGATAGCCATCAGGACAACCAGGAGATAGGATACGAGCGCACTGTGACGGTTCATCAGTACTCCAAGGTCGTCATGAAGACAGGACCGCCGTGTGGTGAACTCTTTACAAACCATGAACACCTGGTCGTAGTCCAGTTCACAGACCTTCAGCGCTGCTTTGACATCGAAATCAGCAAACCACGGCAGTATCTCATCGAACCCGTCTGTATGCTCGTTAATGTATGTCCGGTTATGCATCTCTTCCCTGAGGATGATGGCAATCATCGACTTCACCATGAGGGCGTCAGTACCGGGACGGATTCGCAGATGGATGTTCGCTATCCTGGCGGTTTCAGAAAGCCTGGGGTCAACCACGACAAGAAGCTGGTCCGGGTCTTTTGACATTTTTAGTAATTTTCTTCGTGACTGGGGGTAATTATGACTCATCAGGGGATTTTTCCCGATAAGCAGCAGCATGTCGCTATTCTCGTGGTCGGATGCGAACTGAAAACCCTGGTTACCCAGTGTTAGTCCGTGTGCCCAGTAACGTCCGGCAAACTCCTGGTTAGCTGCTGAGTAGCTATACCGTGAACCAAGCCTGCGGACAAAACGGACGGGAAAAGGGTTGCCGTAGGTATTAAATTCACCGCCACCGACCAGTGAGGCCAGAGACCGCGGCCCATATTGCTCAAGTATACCCTTGAGCTTCTCCGCAATTTCACTGATTGCCTGGTCCCAGGATACCCGCTCGAATTTGTCTCCCACCTTCTTCAGCGGATAAAGCAGCCGGTCGGCATTGTGCTGGTGATAGGCAACGTTCATGCCCTTCCGGCAGATATATCCTTCACTCGCCGGACTGTCCTTGTCCGGGCGGACTTTGGTAATGCGGTTATTTTCAACCTGGACTTCCAGTCCGCAGCCGTTCCCGCACAATACGCAGGCTGTTTTCTTCCATGTCATGTCCTGTTACCTCCGTTTAGTCATATTCTGACTGTAAAAGTATCATTAACGGTTTTACTGTGAACCCGGCGCTTCGTAATGAAGGTAGGGCGCTTTACCCTGGCAACCCAGGCAGATATCACCGTCTTTTTCAGGGTAGCCTTCTCCGCAAGACGGACAGACAGCAAAAACACCTCGATGATGCGTTTTGACAGAGTCCAGATTAACCATTACTTCCTGAAGCCCGAAGACTGATGCTTGAGCAAGTCTAACTTCAGCCATCAGTGCCTCAAAATCCTGTTCCTTCTTTGGTTTCAGCCTGAAGAAGAATGTTTTGAGTTCAGGCCAGTCACCGAGTTTCCGGTTATCCACATATACCCGAACGCC is a genomic window of Dehalococcoidales bacterium containing:
- a CDS encoding molybdopterin-dependent oxidoreductase; the encoded protein is MTWKKTACVLCGNGCGLEVQVENNRITKVRPDKDSPASEGYICRKGMNVAYHQHNADRLLYPLKKVGDKFERVSWDQAISEIAEKLKGILEQYGPRSLASLVGGGEFNTYGNPFPVRFVRRLGSRYSYSAANQEFAGRYWAHGLTLGNQGFQFASDHENSDMLLLIGKNPLMSHNYPQSRRKLLKMSKDPDQLLVVVDPRLSETARIANIHLRIRPGTDALMVKSMIAIILREEMHNRTYINEHTDGFDEILPWFADFDVKAALKVCELDYDQVFMVCKEFTTRRSCLHDDLGVLMNRHSALVSYLLVVLMAICGRICVPGGNYLVAGGIYSDPNDPKTWRTQVTDIPAINGMFPPNVIQEEIMSDHPDRLRAVINFAANPLRSYADTTAYEKAFRRLDLLVVGDIVMSETAALAHYVLPSKTAYESWDGNPGGGFSGVFSRLCPPVLEAEGEQKEGGEMFTLLADAMGLIPELPESLYKTAESGNIRDYRDALMDHVSANPESGPVLQFIAAKTLGNAIGSAHLASHFTMFMQRSAAQQEEAVKAGFAAGPDQGLDIYQATIDHPEGVLVGRRDPEKNIERLGTKSGKIQLYARDVEDWVKEINPADEEEGLKPDEEFPLILMAGRHMDMNANTSMRDPAWNEGKRYCTLAMNAADAEEL
- a CDS encoding formylmethanofuran dehydrogenase subunit E family protein; translation: MKNVASPEITICGHTYDEYIEMVKAFHGHVAPGMALSGFMVDLACRNLPQGEYFDAICETRKCLPDAVQLLTPCTVGNGWLRIIDLGRFALSLFEKYTGNGVRVYVDNRKLGDWPELKTFFFRLKPKKEQDFEALMAEVRLAQASVFGLQEVMVNLDSVKTHHRGVFAVCPSCGEGYPEKDGDICLGCQGKAPYLHYEAPGSQ